The proteins below are encoded in one region of Rhizobacter sp.:
- a CDS encoding DUF1800 domain-containing protein yields MRGVERWQHVVVGALFAAVLAGCGGGGGGGGSSAPAPAPGTGSQNPPPPPPPPPPPPPPATLSQRDAVRLADQATFGPTEALVASIRSQGASAWVAAQMQLNSSRYTSGGDGAVHQYTGAGEFCNGRGTNCWRDWYSTEPLLSDFYRNALGQPDQLRQRVAYALQQIVVVNNLDVSGTYGFRNYHNVLIREAFGNYRQVLKKVTQSPVMGDFLNNANNDKDAPNENFARELLQLFSIGTCELNADGTLRGGTCTPTYTNEQVRAYAYALTGWTYPAGGATSYGCYPTGANCRYYGGANDGDMVPVARYHDTAARTLLNGYSLSAGHTAPQALETVLDSVMTHPNTAPFIGKQLIQHLVSSNPSPAYVGRVATAFATGRYGSFGTGQRGDLAATVAAVLLDAEARGDTPGRTQGKLREPVLMFTGVLRGLNGTSDGESLGWWWGETMRQHMFRAPSVFNFYPPDYPVAGTALVGPAFGIHNANTALARLNYLTYLLDWGGTPASSSGAANPLGTLVNLSAYTADATDAGVLVDRLSNLALGRTLTGTARSEVVRATEWWTSSRDPANWRVNRVKTAAFLIYGSPHYHVQR; encoded by the coding sequence ATGCGCGGCGTCGAGCGCTGGCAGCATGTGGTGGTGGGCGCTCTCTTCGCCGCGGTGCTGGCCGGTTGTGGCGGTGGCGGCGGTGGTGGTGGCAGCAGTGCTCCTGCGCCGGCGCCCGGCACCGGCTCGCAGAACCCGCCGCCTCCACCCCCGCCGCCGCCTCCTCCTCCGCCCCCCGCCACCCTCTCGCAGCGCGACGCCGTGCGCCTGGCCGACCAGGCCACCTTCGGCCCGACCGAAGCGCTCGTGGCCAGCATCCGATCGCAGGGGGCTTCGGCCTGGGTGGCCGCGCAGATGCAGCTCAACAGCTCGCGCTACACCAGCGGTGGCGATGGCGCCGTGCACCAGTACACCGGCGCGGGCGAGTTCTGCAACGGCCGTGGCACCAACTGCTGGCGCGACTGGTACTCCACCGAGCCGCTGCTGTCGGATTTCTACCGCAACGCGCTCGGCCAGCCCGACCAGCTGCGCCAGCGTGTTGCGTATGCGTTGCAACAAATCGTTGTCGTCAACAACCTCGACGTCTCGGGCACCTACGGCTTTCGCAACTACCACAACGTGCTGATCCGCGAGGCCTTCGGCAACTACCGGCAGGTGCTGAAGAAGGTGACGCAATCGCCGGTGATGGGCGACTTCCTCAACAACGCCAACAACGACAAGGACGCGCCCAACGAGAACTTCGCGCGCGAGCTGCTGCAGCTCTTCTCCATCGGCACCTGCGAGCTCAACGCCGACGGCACGCTGCGCGGCGGCACCTGCACGCCCACGTACACCAACGAGCAGGTGCGCGCCTACGCCTATGCGCTCACCGGCTGGACGTATCCCGCCGGTGGCGCCACCTCGTATGGCTGCTACCCCACCGGCGCCAACTGCCGCTACTACGGCGGTGCGAACGACGGCGACATGGTGCCCGTCGCCCGCTACCACGACACCGCCGCCCGCACGCTGCTCAACGGCTACTCGCTGAGCGCCGGTCACACCGCGCCGCAGGCGCTCGAGACCGTGCTCGACAGCGTGATGACACACCCCAACACCGCGCCCTTCATCGGCAAGCAGCTGATCCAGCACCTGGTCAGCAGCAACCCGTCGCCGGCCTACGTGGGGCGTGTGGCCACGGCCTTCGCGACCGGCCGCTACGGCAGCTTCGGCACCGGCCAGCGCGGCGACCTCGCGGCCACGGTGGCCGCTGTGCTGCTCGACGCCGAGGCGCGCGGCGACACGCCCGGCCGCACCCAGGGCAAGCTGCGCGAGCCGGTGCTCATGTTCACCGGCGTGCTGCGTGGCCTGAACGGCACCAGCGACGGCGAATCGCTCGGCTGGTGGTGGGGCGAGACGATGCGCCAGCACATGTTCCGCGCGCCCTCGGTCTTCAACTTCTATCCGCCCGACTACCCCGTCGCCGGCACCGCGCTCGTGGGCCCGGCCTTCGGCATCCACAACGCCAACACCGCGCTCGCGCGGCTCAACTACCTCACCTACCTGCTCGACTGGGGCGGCACCCCCGCGTCGAGCAGCGGCGCGGCCAACCCGCTCGGCACGCTCGTGAACCTCTCGGCCTACACCGCCGACGCCACCGACGCGGGTGTGCTGGTCGACCGCCTGTCCAACCTCGCGCTCGGCCGCACGCTGACCGGCACGGCCCGCAGCGAGGTCGTGCGCGCCACCGAGTGGTGGACGTCCTCGCGCGACCCCGCCAACTGGCGCGTGAACCGCGTGAAGACCGCGGCCTTCCTGATCTACGGCTCCCCTCACTACCACGTGCAACGCTGA
- a CDS encoding DUF1501 domain-containing protein, with translation MNRRQWLLRNSAALAGALGVGTLANLTLGTRRAWAGDYKALVCVFLYGGNDGLNMVVPNDATRYGQYAAVRRGLALPQASLLPMSGINYGLHPALAGLAPAWAAGDLAPVFNVGTLARPLTKSQFRALPESSPDKPANLFSHSDQQIEWETGSTSPLTRSGWGGRASAALGTVNPVISVAGSTRFGLTESVSPLVLPDTPGDVFGAYVLTPEAQQYAPFVARKDALNALYASGQDNDLAEAYATAQRNAFAVSERLGGLVAVEPGGAGAVAAIDAAFASLVGSDGEFTTGLGGQLYQIAKLIVANATVGGNKQMFFASLDGFDTHGNQVAGGAPTTGNHANLLRELGDALGAFYTAMHTLGLGPDVTAFTQSDFGRTFVPNNSLGTDHAWGNTQLVVGGAVNGGASYGTFPQLVLGGPDDVGVDNWELQGRWIPTTAVSQYAATLLAWFGASDAQIDTALPGLAAFGSNRRLAFL, from the coding sequence ATGAACCGCCGCCAATGGCTGCTGCGCAACAGCGCTGCGCTGGCCGGCGCCCTGGGCGTCGGCACGCTCGCCAACCTCACCCTCGGCACGCGCCGCGCCTGGGCCGGCGACTACAAGGCGCTGGTGTGCGTCTTCCTCTATGGCGGCAACGACGGCCTCAACATGGTCGTGCCCAACGACGCCACACGCTACGGCCAGTACGCCGCCGTGCGCCGCGGCCTCGCCCTCCCGCAGGCGAGCCTGCTGCCGATGAGCGGCATCAACTACGGCCTGCACCCGGCCCTCGCCGGCCTCGCGCCCGCCTGGGCGGCCGGCGACCTCGCGCCCGTCTTCAACGTCGGCACGCTGGCGCGGCCGCTCACCAAGAGCCAGTTCCGCGCGCTGCCCGAGAGTTCGCCCGACAAACCGGCCAACCTCTTCTCGCACTCCGACCAGCAGATCGAGTGGGAGACCGGCAGCACCAGCCCGCTCACCCGCAGCGGCTGGGGTGGCCGCGCATCGGCTGCGCTCGGCACCGTCAACCCGGTGATCTCGGTGGCCGGCAGCACACGCTTCGGCCTCACCGAATCGGTGTCGCCGCTCGTGCTGCCCGACACGCCGGGCGATGTGTTCGGCGCCTACGTGCTCACGCCCGAGGCGCAGCAGTACGCACCCTTCGTGGCACGCAAGGATGCGCTCAACGCGCTCTACGCCAGCGGGCAGGACAACGACCTCGCCGAGGCCTACGCCACGGCGCAGCGCAATGCGTTCGCCGTCTCCGAGCGGCTGGGCGGCCTGGTGGCGGTCGAGCCGGGCGGTGCGGGCGCGGTGGCGGCCATCGACGCTGCCTTCGCCTCGCTCGTCGGCAGCGACGGCGAATTCACGACCGGCCTCGGGGGCCAGCTGTACCAGATCGCCAAGCTCATCGTCGCCAACGCCACCGTGGGTGGCAACAAGCAGATGTTCTTTGCCTCGCTCGACGGTTTCGACACCCACGGCAACCAGGTCGCCGGCGGCGCGCCCACCACCGGCAACCACGCCAACCTGCTGCGCGAGCTGGGCGATGCGCTTGGCGCCTTCTACACCGCGATGCACACGCTCGGCCTCGGCCCCGACGTCACCGCCTTCACACAGAGCGACTTCGGCCGCACCTTCGTGCCCAACAACAGCCTGGGCACCGACCACGCCTGGGGCAACACGCAACTCGTGGTGGGCGGTGCGGTCAACGGTGGCGCGAGCTACGGCACCTTCCCGCAGCTCGTGCTCGGCGGCCCCGACGACGTGGGCGTCGACAACTGGGAGCTGCAGGGCCGCTGGATCCCCACCACGGCCGTCTCGCAATACGCGGCCACGCTGCTCGCGTGGTTTGGCGCCAGCGATGCGCAGATCGACACCGCGCTGCCGGGCCTCGCGGCCTTCGGCAGCAACCGCCGCCTGGCCTTTCTTTGA
- a CDS encoding MCP four helix bundle domain-containing protein, producing the protein MNGLKDLKIGTRLSLVLACVLVALAAVAGAGLWGLGAVSNASQHALAQDVQLAQQALEIQTLVLLERRYEKDAFINLAEADKRVAYVKKWTETRARMVEALAKLRKLDLTPEDAQAAEAMARHFDRYAAGFEATMAMVQRGELATTQAANTELGKYKGDVQGMESTSEKINDHAAERAQAVAPLIAATQARGQALQLGFSALAILLAIGLCLWVTRSITVPLAHAVAIAETVARGDLGSRIGATSKDEVGQLLGALGRMNDSLVKIVGDVRNASDSIATGSAQIATGNADLSQRTEEQASNLQQTAASMEQLTVTVKNNADTARQATQLASGAAAVAAQGGSVVGQVVETMQGISESSKKIADIIGVIDGIAFQTNILALNAAVEAARAGEQGRGFAVVAGEVRTLAQRSAQAAKEIKSLIGESVGKVETGTQLVGDAGRTMDDIVAQVRKVNDLIGEISSASGEQTSGIGQINDAVTQLDQVTQQNAALVEESAAAAESLKNQAQRLAEAVSIFKL; encoded by the coding sequence ATGAACGGACTCAAGGACCTGAAGATCGGAACCCGGCTGAGCCTCGTGCTCGCCTGCGTGTTGGTGGCTCTGGCGGCTGTCGCAGGCGCGGGCTTGTGGGGCCTCGGCGCGGTGTCGAACGCGAGTCAGCATGCGCTGGCGCAGGACGTGCAGCTGGCCCAGCAGGCGCTGGAAATCCAGACCCTCGTGCTGCTGGAACGCCGCTACGAGAAGGACGCGTTCATCAACCTCGCCGAGGCCGACAAGCGCGTGGCCTACGTGAAGAAATGGACCGAGACCCGCGCACGCATGGTCGAGGCCCTGGCGAAGCTGCGCAAGCTCGACCTGACCCCCGAAGATGCCCAGGCCGCCGAGGCGATGGCCCGCCATTTCGACCGCTACGCCGCCGGCTTCGAGGCGACCATGGCGATGGTCCAGCGAGGTGAGCTGGCCACCACGCAGGCGGCCAACACCGAACTCGGCAAGTACAAGGGCGACGTGCAGGGCATGGAGTCCACCAGCGAGAAGATCAACGACCACGCCGCCGAGCGCGCCCAGGCGGTGGCCCCGCTGATCGCCGCCACGCAGGCGCGCGGCCAGGCCCTGCAGCTCGGCTTCTCGGCGCTCGCCATCCTGCTGGCCATCGGGCTGTGCCTGTGGGTCACGCGCTCGATCACCGTGCCGCTGGCGCATGCGGTCGCCATCGCCGAGACCGTGGCGCGCGGCGACCTCGGCTCGCGCATCGGCGCCACCTCGAAAGACGAGGTCGGCCAGCTGCTGGGTGCCCTCGGTCGCATGAACGACAGCCTGGTGAAGATCGTGGGCGACGTGCGCAACGCGTCCGACTCCATCGCCACCGGCTCGGCCCAGATCGCCACCGGCAACGCCGACCTCAGCCAGCGCACCGAAGAGCAGGCGAGCAACCTGCAGCAGACCGCCGCCTCGATGGAGCAGCTCACCGTCACCGTGAAGAACAACGCCGACACCGCCCGCCAGGCCACGCAGCTCGCCTCTGGCGCTGCCGCGGTGGCCGCGCAGGGCGGCAGCGTCGTCGGCCAGGTGGTCGAGACCATGCAGGGCATCAGCGAGAGCTCGAAGAAGATCGCCGACATCATCGGCGTGATCGACGGCATCGCGTTCCAGACCAACATCCTCGCGTTGAACGCCGCAGTGGAAGCGGCACGCGCCGGCGAGCAGGGCCGCGGCTTCGCGGTGGTGGCCGGCGAGGTGCGCACGTTGGCGCAGCGCTCGGCGCAGGCGGCGAAAGAGATCAAGAGCCTGATCGGCGAGAGCGTCGGCAAGGTCGAGACCGGCACCCAGCTCGTGGGCGACGCCGGCCGCACGATGGACGACATCGTGGCGCAGGTGCGCAAGGTCAACGACCTCATCGGCGAGATCAGCAGCGCGAGCGGCGAGCAGACCTCGGGCATCGGCCAGATCAACGACGCGGTGACGCAGCTCGATCAGGTCACGCAGCAGAACGCCGCGCTGGTGGAAGAGAGCGCCGCCGCGGCCGAGAGCCTCAAGAACCAGGCGCAGCGCCTGGCCGAGGCGGTGTCGATCTTCAAGCTCTGA
- a CDS encoding response regulator — translation MPRSSRSATDKTPSRSGQPPRTYSTAYVARRLGISIPTVQRWVDAGRLKAWKTPGGHRRIDAASADRLFETQAAPGESGDEAMPQGAEALSVVIVDDNAEDSELLRELVATALPQAQVTVFESGIQALVAIGQHAPEVVITDIVMPHMNGVEMLRQLSTQCVVRPRLIVAVSSFGEKRLAELGEPPPQVHFVPKPVDPEPFIALLQGVCGVA, via the coding sequence GTGCCCCGTTCCTCCCGTTCCGCCACCGACAAGACACCCTCCCGCTCCGGCCAGCCGCCTCGGACCTACTCCACCGCCTACGTCGCGCGGCGGCTGGGCATCTCCATCCCCACGGTGCAGCGCTGGGTCGATGCCGGCCGGCTGAAGGCCTGGAAGACCCCCGGCGGCCACCGCCGCATCGACGCCGCCAGCGCCGACCGCCTCTTCGAGACGCAGGCCGCGCCGGGCGAGTCCGGCGACGAGGCCATGCCCCAAGGGGCCGAGGCGCTGTCGGTCGTGATCGTCGACGACAACGCCGAAGACAGCGAGCTCCTGCGCGAGCTTGTTGCCACGGCGCTGCCGCAGGCGCAGGTGACGGTGTTCGAAAGCGGCATCCAGGCGCTGGTGGCCATCGGCCAGCACGCGCCCGAGGTCGTGATCACCGACATCGTCATGCCCCACATGAACGGCGTCGAGATGCTGCGCCAGCTCTCCACGCAGTGCGTGGTGCGCCCGCGGCTCATCGTGGCCGTCTCCAGCTTCGGCGAGAAGCGCCTGGCCGAGCTGGGCGAGCCGCCGCCGCAGGTGCACTTCGTGCCCAAGCCGGTCGACCCCGAGCCCTTCATCGCACTGTTGCAAGGTGTGTGTGGCGTGGCATGA
- a CDS encoding Kef family K(+) transporter, translated as MPHDVSLISTIAAGFGLALIFGFIAARLKVPPLVGYLLAGIVIGPGTPGFVADVGLASQLAEIGVMLLMLGVGLHFSVADLMAVRRIAIPGAVLQIAVATAMGLAVAYAWGFGLGGGLVFGLCLSVASTVVLLRALEARGVLESMNGRIAVGWLVVEDLVMVLVLVLLPPLAPLLGGQVPAGHEAPDGQGLWATLGITMAKVAAFIALMLVVGRRVFPKLLWWVARTGSRELFTLCVVAAAVGVAFASAKLFDVSFALGAFFAGMMMRESEFSHRAADESLPLRDAFSVLFFVSVGMLFNPQVLLDEPLRVLVVVAIIMVGKTLAAVALVLAFRYPMNSALTVGASLAQIGEFSFILAGLGMALGLMPQAGHSLILAGALISIALNALLFRAIEPVQNWLRERSPLARRLEMRDDPLAELPTSVHPAFLSGQVVLVGYGRVGRRIAQQLDAHRVRYVVAEQNRERVEELRERNVPAVSGDATDPGVLIQAHIAQAGMLVIATPDAFGARQMIQTAKTLNPAIEVVLRAQNDDEAALIAQEGLGTVFIGEHALAATMGHHVLSRMQPPGAHPSGH; from the coding sequence ATGCCCCACGACGTCAGCCTGATTTCCACCATCGCCGCCGGCTTCGGCCTCGCGCTCATCTTCGGTTTCATCGCCGCGCGGCTGAAGGTGCCGCCACTGGTGGGCTACCTGCTCGCCGGCATCGTGATCGGGCCGGGCACGCCGGGCTTCGTGGCCGATGTGGGCCTGGCCAGCCAGCTGGCCGAGATCGGCGTGATGCTGCTGATGCTGGGCGTGGGCCTGCACTTTTCGGTGGCCGACCTGATGGCGGTGCGGCGCATCGCCATCCCGGGCGCGGTGCTGCAGATCGCGGTGGCCACGGCGATGGGCCTGGCGGTGGCGTATGCCTGGGGCTTCGGCCTGGGTGGCGGCCTGGTGTTCGGCCTGTGCCTGTCGGTCGCGAGCACGGTCGTGCTGCTGCGGGCGCTGGAAGCGCGTGGCGTGCTCGAGTCGATGAACGGCCGCATCGCGGTTGGCTGGCTGGTGGTCGAAGACCTGGTGATGGTGCTGGTGCTGGTCCTGCTGCCGCCGCTCGCGCCGCTGCTCGGGGGGCAGGTGCCTGCCGGCCACGAAGCACCCGATGGCCAGGGCCTGTGGGCCACGCTCGGCATCACGATGGCCAAGGTGGCGGCCTTCATCGCGCTGATGCTGGTGGTGGGCCGGCGCGTCTTTCCCAAGCTCCTGTGGTGGGTTGCGCGCACCGGCTCACGCGAACTCTTCACCCTGTGCGTGGTGGCCGCGGCGGTGGGCGTGGCCTTCGCATCGGCCAAGCTCTTCGACGTGTCGTTCGCGCTCGGCGCCTTCTTCGCCGGGATGATGATGCGCGAGTCGGAGTTCAGCCACCGCGCGGCCGACGAATCGCTGCCCCTGCGCGATGCCTTCTCGGTGCTCTTCTTCGTCTCGGTGGGCATGCTCTTCAACCCGCAGGTGCTGCTCGACGAGCCGCTGCGCGTGCTGGTGGTCGTGGCCATCATCATGGTCGGCAAGACGCTCGCAGCCGTGGCCCTCGTGCTCGCCTTCCGCTACCCGATGAACAGCGCGCTCACCGTGGGGGCGAGCCTCGCGCAGATCGGCGAGTTCTCGTTCATCCTCGCCGGGCTCGGCATGGCGCTCGGCCTGATGCCGCAGGCCGGGCACAGCCTCATCCTCGCCGGCGCGTTGATTTCCATCGCGCTCAATGCCTTGCTCTTTCGCGCCATCGAGCCGGTGCAGAACTGGCTGCGCGAGCGCTCGCCGCTGGCGCGCCGGCTGGAGATGCGCGACGACCCGCTGGCCGAGCTGCCCACCTCCGTCCACCCGGCCTTCCTCAGCGGCCAGGTGGTGCTTGTCGGCTACGGTCGCGTGGGCCGGCGCATCGCGCAGCAGCTCGACGCGCACCGCGTGCGCTACGTGGTGGCCGAGCAGAACCGCGAGCGTGTCGAAGAGCTGCGTGAGCGCAACGTGCCCGCCGTCAGCGGCGACGCCACCGACCCGGGCGTGCTGATCCAGGCCCACATCGCGCAGGCCGGCATGCTCGTGATCGCCACGCCCGACGCCTTCGGTGCGCGCCAGATGATCCAGACCGCCAAGACGCTCAACCCTGCCATCGAAGTCGTGCTGCGCGCGCAGAACGACGACGAGGCCGCGCTCATCGCGCAGGAAGGCCTGGGCACCGTCTTCATCGGCGAACACGCCCTGGCCGCGACCATGGGTCACCATGTGTTGTCGCGCATGCAGCCCCCCGGCGCGCACCCCTCGGGGCACTGA
- a CDS encoding response regulator has product MPDAGRPARIPLRRSLLMAAFTLVFGALLAFIVLLYAVVVRPISADLAASQLTAASDQVGSRLRTLVSRVEAIARMNREWGRAGLVDLDEPRAFNALYQPILEHGPQLSSMVVASATGRELLLLRLPEGRWLNRLTDPAKRPGRAHFLSWDAEGRLLGEETRELDYDARTRPWFRGGLELAQDGDTFWSEPYTFRSSNEPGLSVVVRWADRSGLRHVMTADLKLADLSRFTRDITAGRNGFAAIFTQDGRVIGMPKAARFADDEAMKRAVLLQADALDVPPLREGFRRWRSDGAQDRQLMRFEVDGQEWLATFTRSQFGTRTFWVTTMAPLDDFAPAFSQPALIVVGLALASLLLAWGVAAWLARRFTRPLGELARRSERIGQLDLGEPVQVHTPWIELDALAQSLDTMRERLQQANDTLEAKVEERTRELAIAKDQADAAAGAKAEFLANMSHEIRTPMNAILGMTDLALRTELTVRQKGYLQKARAAADSLLAILNDILDFSKVEAGKLELEQREFSLQGVFDRVTAIVGLKAQQKGLELLMNTAPEVPARLVGDPLRLEQVLINLCTNAVKFTDSGEIVVVTVRTLVSADERVTLRFSVRDTGIGIAEAQVAGLFQPFAQVDASTTRQYGGTGLGLAICKQLVTLMGGEIGVKSQLGRGSDFFFTAEFGVPVQAGDAPVPHAEGGGLKVLVVDDSANSREIFQGLLSGLGHRATLVASGEDALAELKRAQAGREPYALVLLDWKMPGLDGFEVVHRMRQDVSLVPLPRIILVTAYGDEELPRRAAREGLAGCLGKPVSSSTLHDSIVDAFGYPAAVPAQAGAAVVPRALAGRRVLLVEDNEFNQVVAVELLRDVAGMEVLLAPNGQAAVEAVQREAPELVLMDVQMPVMDGYEATRQIRRDPAHAGLPIIAMTAHAMQRDRDNGLAAGMNDHVVKPFVPEALFAIIERWLPPPSAEVEPEAVSAELGLKNCLGRRELYEKILRRFLDTRAGDATALQKALAEGRSVDAAMIAHAVVSNAGTIGAAALSDTAKSLQLALDADERSTWATLAAEFARQHARVIAQLRKRFPDTPPPASDPSS; this is encoded by the coding sequence ATGCCGGACGCTGGCCGACCCGCGCGCATTCCGCTCAGACGCAGCCTGCTGATGGCGGCGTTCACGCTGGTGTTCGGGGCGCTGCTGGCGTTCATCGTGCTGCTCTATGCGGTGGTGGTGCGCCCGATCAGCGCCGATCTCGCCGCCTCGCAGCTCACCGCTGCCTCCGACCAGGTGGGTTCGCGCCTGCGCACGCTCGTGAGCCGCGTCGAGGCCATCGCGCGCATGAACCGCGAGTGGGGTCGCGCCGGCCTGGTCGACCTCGACGAGCCGCGCGCGTTCAACGCGCTCTACCAGCCCATCCTCGAACACGGCCCGCAGCTCTCGTCGATGGTGGTGGCCAGCGCCACCGGGCGCGAGTTGCTGTTGCTGCGCCTGCCCGAAGGCCGCTGGCTCAACCGGCTCACCGACCCCGCCAAACGCCCGGGCCGGGCTCATTTCCTGAGCTGGGATGCCGAGGGCCGCCTGCTCGGCGAAGAGACACGCGAACTCGACTACGACGCCCGCACCCGGCCCTGGTTTCGCGGTGGCCTCGAGCTCGCGCAAGACGGCGACACCTTCTGGAGCGAGCCCTATACCTTCCGCTCGTCCAACGAGCCTGGCCTCTCGGTGGTCGTGCGCTGGGCCGACCGCAGCGGCCTGCGCCATGTGATGACGGCCGACCTGAAGCTCGCCGACCTGTCGCGCTTCACACGCGACATCACCGCCGGCCGCAACGGCTTCGCGGCGATCTTCACGCAGGACGGCCGTGTGATCGGCATGCCCAAGGCCGCCCGCTTCGCCGACGACGAGGCGATGAAACGCGCCGTGCTGCTGCAGGCCGATGCGCTCGACGTGCCCCCGTTGCGTGAGGGCTTTCGCCGCTGGCGCAGCGACGGCGCGCAAGACCGCCAGCTCATGCGCTTCGAGGTCGACGGGCAGGAGTGGCTCGCCACCTTCACGCGCAGCCAGTTCGGCACCCGCACCTTCTGGGTCACGACGATGGCCCCGCTCGACGATTTCGCGCCCGCCTTCTCGCAGCCTGCGCTCATCGTGGTGGGGCTGGCGCTCGCGAGCCTGCTGCTCGCCTGGGGCGTGGCGGCGTGGCTCGCGCGGCGCTTCACCCGGCCGCTCGGCGAGCTGGCGCGCCGCAGCGAGCGCATCGGCCAGCTCGACCTGGGCGAGCCGGTGCAGGTGCACACGCCGTGGATCGAACTCGACGCGCTGGCGCAATCGCTCGACACCATGCGCGAGCGCCTGCAGCAGGCCAACGACACGCTGGAAGCCAAGGTCGAGGAGCGCACGCGCGAGCTGGCCATTGCGAAAGACCAGGCCGATGCGGCGGCCGGCGCCAAGGCCGAGTTCCTGGCCAACATGAGCCACGAGATCCGCACGCCGATGAACGCCATCCTCGGCATGACCGACCTCGCGCTGCGCACCGAGCTCACCGTGCGCCAGAAGGGCTACCTGCAGAAGGCGCGCGCGGCGGCCGACTCGCTGCTGGCCATCCTCAACGACATCCTCGACTTCTCGAAGGTCGAGGCCGGCAAGCTCGAACTCGAGCAGCGCGAGTTCAGCCTGCAGGGCGTGTTCGACCGGGTCACCGCCATCGTCGGCCTGAAGGCGCAGCAAAAAGGCCTCGAGCTGCTGATGAACACTGCGCCCGAGGTGCCCGCGCGGCTGGTGGGCGACCCGCTGCGGCTCGAGCAGGTGCTCATCAACCTCTGCACCAACGCCGTCAAGTTCACCGACAGCGGCGAGATCGTGGTCGTGACCGTGCGCACGCTGGTCTCGGCCGACGAGCGCGTGACGCTGCGCTTCTCGGTGCGCGACACCGGCATCGGCATCGCAGAGGCGCAGGTGGCGGGCCTCTTCCAGCCCTTCGCGCAGGTCGATGCGTCGACCACGCGGCAGTACGGCGGCACCGGCCTGGGTCTTGCGATCTGCAAGCAGCTCGTCACGCTGATGGGCGGCGAGATCGGCGTGAAGAGCCAGCTCGGCCGCGGCAGCGACTTCTTCTTCACCGCCGAATTCGGCGTGCCGGTGCAGGCGGGCGACGCGCCCGTGCCGCACGCCGAAGGCGGCGGCCTCAAGGTGCTGGTGGTCGACGACAGCGCCAACTCGCGCGAGATCTTCCAGGGCCTCCTGAGCGGCCTCGGCCACCGCGCCACGCTCGTCGCCTCGGGCGAAGACGCGCTCGCCGAACTCAAGCGTGCCCAGGCCGGCCGCGAGCCCTATGCGCTGGTGCTGCTCGACTGGAAGATGCCCGGCCTCGATGGCTTCGAGGTGGTGCACCGCATGCGGCAAGACGTGTCGCTCGTGCCGCTGCCGCGGATCATCCTCGTCACCGCCTACGGCGACGAAGAGCTGCCCCGGCGTGCGGCGCGCGAGGGGCTCGCGGGCTGCCTCGGCAAGCCGGTGAGCAGCTCCACGCTGCATGACAGCATCGTCGACGCCTTCGGCTACCCCGCGGCCGTGCCGGCCCAGGCCGGCGCCGCCGTCGTGCCGCGGGCGCTGGCGGGCCGGCGTGTGCTGCTGGTGGAAGACAACGAGTTCAACCAGGTCGTTGCGGTGGAGCTGCTGCGCGACGTGGCCGGCATGGAGGTGCTGCTCGCGCCCAACGGTCAGGCTGCCGTCGAGGCGGTCCAGCGCGAGGCACCCGAGCTCGTGCTGATGGACGTGCAGATGCCGGTGATGGACGGCTACGAGGCCACACGCCAGATCCGACGCGACCCGGCGCATGCCGGTCTGCCCATCATCGCGATGACGGCGCATGCGATGCAGCGCGACCGCGACAACGGCCTGGCCGCCGGCATGAACGACCACGTCGTCAAGCCCTTCGTGCCCGAGGCGCTCTTCGCCATCATCGAGCGATGGCTGCCGCCGCCGTCGGCCGAGGTGGAGCCCGAGGCCGTCTCCGCCGAACTCGGCCTCAAGAACTGCCTCGGTCGCCGCGAGCTCTACGAGAAGATCCTGCGCCGCTTCCTCGACACCCGGGCCGGCGATGCCACTGCGCTGCAAAAGGCTTTGGCCGAGGGCCGCAGCGTCGATGCGGCGATGATTGCGCACGCGGTCGTCTCGAACGCGGGAACCATCGGAGCCGCCGCCCTGTCAGACACGGCCAAGAGCCTTCAGCTGGCCCTCGATGCCGACGAGCGCTCCACCTGGGCCACGCTGGCGGCGGAGTTTGCCCGCCAGCACGCCCGGGTGATCGCGCAACTGCGCAAGCGTTTCCCCGACACCCCCCCACCCGCTTCAGACCCTTCGTCCTGA